In one Chelmon rostratus isolate fCheRos1 chromosome 7, fCheRos1.pri, whole genome shotgun sequence genomic region, the following are encoded:
- the sh3bgr gene encoding SH3 domain-binding glutamic acid-rich protein isoform X1, with protein MVIKVFLATSSGSTAIKKKQQDVVGFLEALKVDYTQLDIACNEENRMWMRQNVPMEKKPTNGIPLPPQIFNEDSYCGDYDTFFDAKEDNTVYSFLGLPPPPGSKEAVEADKAHIVENGTHAEEADAEGNPDDSAEVPVEERNGDAHGEEDAQAADEEEEGEGGEEEVAEGETAEATEGETAGDEAPAEETGEEAMEETDEVTEDTEARAEEEEDQEGADDDREEEEAEVQEEEEEEDVEETQEEEAE; from the exons ATGGTAATCAAAGTATTTCTCGCCACTTCATCGGGATCCACTGCG ATCAAGAAGAAGCAGCAAGATGTGGTCGGCTTCCTGGAGGCTCTCAAAGTGGACTACACTCAGCTGGACATCGCCTGCAATGAGGAGAACCGCATGTGGATGAGGCAGAATGTCCCCATGGAGAAGAAGCCCACCAACGGCATCCCCCTGCCCCCTCAGATCTTCAATGAAGACAGCTACTGCGGG GACTATGACACGTTCTTCGATGCCAAGGAGGACAACACGGTGTATTCTTTCCTGgggctgccccctcctcctGGGTCAAAG GAAGCAGTCGAAGCCGACAAGGCGCACATTGTGGAGAACGGGACCCATGCTGAGGAGGCCGATGCAGAGGGGAACCCTGATGACTCAGCA GAGGTTCCAGTGGAGGAGCGTAACGGGGATGCACACGGGGAGGAGGACGCACAGGCAgcggatgaggaggaggaaggtgagggtGGCGAGGAGGAGGtagcagagggagagactgcAGAAGCCACGGAAGGAGAAACAGCGGGAGATGAGGCCCCCGCAGAGGAGACGGGGGAGGAGGCGATGGAAGAAACAGACGAGGTCACAGAAGACACA GAGGCCcgtgcagaggaggaagaagatcaG GAAGGAGCCGATGATGACAGG gaagaagaagaggctgaAGTACAAGAG gaagaagaagaggaagacgtGGAAGAAACACAG gaggaagaggctgagTAG
- the sh3bgr gene encoding SH3 domain-binding glutamic acid-rich protein isoform X3: MVIKVFLATSSGSTAIKKKQQDVVGFLEALKVDYTQLDIACNEENRMWMRQNVPMEKKPTNGIPLPPQIFNEDSYCGDYDTFFDAKEDNTVYSFLGLPPPPGSKEAVEADKAHIVENGTHAEEADAEGNPDDSAEVPVEERNGDAHGEEDAQAADEEEEGEGGEEEVAEGETAEATEGETAGDEAPAEETGEEAMEETDEVTEDTEARAEEEEDQEGADDDREEEAE, encoded by the exons ATGGTAATCAAAGTATTTCTCGCCACTTCATCGGGATCCACTGCG ATCAAGAAGAAGCAGCAAGATGTGGTCGGCTTCCTGGAGGCTCTCAAAGTGGACTACACTCAGCTGGACATCGCCTGCAATGAGGAGAACCGCATGTGGATGAGGCAGAATGTCCCCATGGAGAAGAAGCCCACCAACGGCATCCCCCTGCCCCCTCAGATCTTCAATGAAGACAGCTACTGCGGG GACTATGACACGTTCTTCGATGCCAAGGAGGACAACACGGTGTATTCTTTCCTGgggctgccccctcctcctGGGTCAAAG GAAGCAGTCGAAGCCGACAAGGCGCACATTGTGGAGAACGGGACCCATGCTGAGGAGGCCGATGCAGAGGGGAACCCTGATGACTCAGCA GAGGTTCCAGTGGAGGAGCGTAACGGGGATGCACACGGGGAGGAGGACGCACAGGCAgcggatgaggaggaggaaggtgagggtGGCGAGGAGGAGGtagcagagggagagactgcAGAAGCCACGGAAGGAGAAACAGCGGGAGATGAGGCCCCCGCAGAGGAGACGGGGGAGGAGGCGATGGAAGAAACAGACGAGGTCACAGAAGACACA GAGGCCcgtgcagaggaggaagaagatcaG GAAGGAGCCGATGATGACAGG gaggaagaggctgagTAG
- the sh3bgr gene encoding SH3 domain-binding glutamic acid-rich protein isoform X6: MVIKVFLATSSGSTAIKKKQQDVVGFLEALKVDYTQLDIACNEENRMWMRQNVPMEKKPTNGIPLPPQIFNEDSYCGDYDTFFDAKEDNTVYSFLGLPPPPGSKEAVEADKAHIVENGTHAEEADAEGNPDDSAEARAEEEEDQEGADDDREEEAE, from the exons ATGGTAATCAAAGTATTTCTCGCCACTTCATCGGGATCCACTGCG ATCAAGAAGAAGCAGCAAGATGTGGTCGGCTTCCTGGAGGCTCTCAAAGTGGACTACACTCAGCTGGACATCGCCTGCAATGAGGAGAACCGCATGTGGATGAGGCAGAATGTCCCCATGGAGAAGAAGCCCACCAACGGCATCCCCCTGCCCCCTCAGATCTTCAATGAAGACAGCTACTGCGGG GACTATGACACGTTCTTCGATGCCAAGGAGGACAACACGGTGTATTCTTTCCTGgggctgccccctcctcctGGGTCAAAG GAAGCAGTCGAAGCCGACAAGGCGCACATTGTGGAGAACGGGACCCATGCTGAGGAGGCCGATGCAGAGGGGAACCCTGATGACTCAGCA GAGGCCcgtgcagaggaggaagaagatcaG GAAGGAGCCGATGATGACAGG gaggaagaggctgagTAG
- the sh3bgr gene encoding SH3 domain-binding glutamic acid-rich protein isoform X2, translated as MVIKVFLATSSGSTAIKKKQQDVVGFLEALKVDYTQLDIACNEENRMWMRQNVPMEKKPTNGIPLPPQIFNEDSYCGDYDTFFDAKEDNTVYSFLGLPPPPGSKEAVEADKAHIVENGTHAEEADAEGNPDDSAEVPVEERNGDAHGEEDAQAADEEEEGEGGEEEVAEGETAEATEGETAGDEAPAEETGEEAMEETDEEARAEEEEDQEGADDDREEEEAEVQEEEEEEDVEETQEEEAE; from the exons ATGGTAATCAAAGTATTTCTCGCCACTTCATCGGGATCCACTGCG ATCAAGAAGAAGCAGCAAGATGTGGTCGGCTTCCTGGAGGCTCTCAAAGTGGACTACACTCAGCTGGACATCGCCTGCAATGAGGAGAACCGCATGTGGATGAGGCAGAATGTCCCCATGGAGAAGAAGCCCACCAACGGCATCCCCCTGCCCCCTCAGATCTTCAATGAAGACAGCTACTGCGGG GACTATGACACGTTCTTCGATGCCAAGGAGGACAACACGGTGTATTCTTTCCTGgggctgccccctcctcctGGGTCAAAG GAAGCAGTCGAAGCCGACAAGGCGCACATTGTGGAGAACGGGACCCATGCTGAGGAGGCCGATGCAGAGGGGAACCCTGATGACTCAGCA GAGGTTCCAGTGGAGGAGCGTAACGGGGATGCACACGGGGAGGAGGACGCACAGGCAgcggatgaggaggaggaaggtgagggtGGCGAGGAGGAGGtagcagagggagagactgcAGAAGCCACGGAAGGAGAAACAGCGGGAGATGAGGCCCCCGCAGAGGAGACGGGGGAGGAGGCGATGGAAGAAACAGACGAG GAGGCCcgtgcagaggaggaagaagatcaG GAAGGAGCCGATGATGACAGG gaagaagaagaggctgaAGTACAAGAG gaagaagaagaggaagacgtGGAAGAAACACAG gaggaagaggctgagTAG
- the sh3bgr gene encoding SH3 domain-binding glutamic acid-rich protein isoform X4, with product MVIKVFLATSSGSTAIKKKQQDVVGFLEALKVDYTQLDIACNEENRMWMRQNVPMEKKPTNGIPLPPQIFNEDSYCGDYDTFFDAKEDNTVYSFLGLPPPPGSKEVPVEERNGDAHGEEDAQAADEEEEGEGGEEEVAEGETAEATEGETAGDEAPAEETGEEAMEETDEVTEDTEARAEEEEDQEGADDDREEEEAEVQEEEEEEDVEETQEEEAE from the exons ATGGTAATCAAAGTATTTCTCGCCACTTCATCGGGATCCACTGCG ATCAAGAAGAAGCAGCAAGATGTGGTCGGCTTCCTGGAGGCTCTCAAAGTGGACTACACTCAGCTGGACATCGCCTGCAATGAGGAGAACCGCATGTGGATGAGGCAGAATGTCCCCATGGAGAAGAAGCCCACCAACGGCATCCCCCTGCCCCCTCAGATCTTCAATGAAGACAGCTACTGCGGG GACTATGACACGTTCTTCGATGCCAAGGAGGACAACACGGTGTATTCTTTCCTGgggctgccccctcctcctGGGTCAAAG GAGGTTCCAGTGGAGGAGCGTAACGGGGATGCACACGGGGAGGAGGACGCACAGGCAgcggatgaggaggaggaaggtgagggtGGCGAGGAGGAGGtagcagagggagagactgcAGAAGCCACGGAAGGAGAAACAGCGGGAGATGAGGCCCCCGCAGAGGAGACGGGGGAGGAGGCGATGGAAGAAACAGACGAGGTCACAGAAGACACA GAGGCCcgtgcagaggaggaagaagatcaG GAAGGAGCCGATGATGACAGG gaagaagaagaggctgaAGTACAAGAG gaagaagaagaggaagacgtGGAAGAAACACAG gaggaagaggctgagTAG
- the get1 gene encoding guided entry of tail-anchored proteins factor 1 — protein MATGYAWFLVLGSVFLCNLMKTLLPTISSFLSKMVQKDAEQESEMRAEIQEMKKEQSSISMMDEFARYARLERKINKMTDKLKTHVKSRTAQQAKMKWVVNIVFYILQAALMISLIWKYYSDPVTVVPSKWIAPVERLVAFPTGVAGGVGITCWLVVCNKVVTLGLHAVS, from the exons ATGGCGACCGGCTATGCGTGGTTTCTTGTGCTGGGCTCGGTTTTTCTATGCAATctcatgaaaacactgctgccgACCATATCGTCTTTC CTCTCAAAAATGGTTCAGAAAGACGCAGAGCAGGAGAGTGAGATGAGGGCCGAAATCcaggagatgaagaaggagcAGTCCTCAATTAGCATGATGGATGAGTTTGCTAGATATGCCAGACTGGAGCGCAAAATCAACAAGATGACCGACAAGTTGAAAACACACG TGAAATCAAGAACAGCACAACAAGCCAAAATGAAATGGGTTGTGAACATTGTCTTTTATATTCTGCAG GCTGCTCTGATGATCTCCTTGATATGGAAGTATTACTCTGATCCAGTGACAGTGGTCCCCAGTAAATGGATCGCCCCTGTGGAGCGCCTTGTGGCCTTCCCAACAGGAGTGGCAG GTGGAGTGGGAATCACATGCTGGTTGGTGGTTTGCAACAAAGTAGTTACACTGGGTCTCCATGCCGTCAGCTAG
- the sh3bgr gene encoding SH3 domain-binding glutamic acid-rich protein isoform X7: MVIKVFLATSSGSTAIKKKQQDVVGFLEALKVDYTQLDIACNEENRMWMRQNVPMEKKPTNGIPLPPQIFNEDSYCGDYDTFFDAKEDNTVYSFLGLPPPPGSKEARAEEEEDQEGADDDREEEEAEVQEEEEEEDVEETQEEEAE; encoded by the exons ATGGTAATCAAAGTATTTCTCGCCACTTCATCGGGATCCACTGCG ATCAAGAAGAAGCAGCAAGATGTGGTCGGCTTCCTGGAGGCTCTCAAAGTGGACTACACTCAGCTGGACATCGCCTGCAATGAGGAGAACCGCATGTGGATGAGGCAGAATGTCCCCATGGAGAAGAAGCCCACCAACGGCATCCCCCTGCCCCCTCAGATCTTCAATGAAGACAGCTACTGCGGG GACTATGACACGTTCTTCGATGCCAAGGAGGACAACACGGTGTATTCTTTCCTGgggctgccccctcctcctGGGTCAAAG GAGGCCcgtgcagaggaggaagaagatcaG GAAGGAGCCGATGATGACAGG gaagaagaagaggctgaAGTACAAGAG gaagaagaagaggaagacgtGGAAGAAACACAG gaggaagaggctgagTAG
- the sh3bgr gene encoding SH3 domain-binding glutamic acid-rich protein isoform X8, translating into MVIKVFLATSSGSTAIKKKQQDVVGFLEALKVDYTQLDIACNEENRMWMRQNVPMEKKPTNGIPLPPQIFNEDSYCGDYDTFFDAKEDNTVYSFLGLPPPPGSKEARAEEEEDQEGADDDREEEEAEVQEEEEAE; encoded by the exons ATGGTAATCAAAGTATTTCTCGCCACTTCATCGGGATCCACTGCG ATCAAGAAGAAGCAGCAAGATGTGGTCGGCTTCCTGGAGGCTCTCAAAGTGGACTACACTCAGCTGGACATCGCCTGCAATGAGGAGAACCGCATGTGGATGAGGCAGAATGTCCCCATGGAGAAGAAGCCCACCAACGGCATCCCCCTGCCCCCTCAGATCTTCAATGAAGACAGCTACTGCGGG GACTATGACACGTTCTTCGATGCCAAGGAGGACAACACGGTGTATTCTTTCCTGgggctgccccctcctcctGGGTCAAAG GAGGCCcgtgcagaggaggaagaagatcaG GAAGGAGCCGATGATGACAGG gaagaagaagaggctgaAGTACAAGAG gaggaagaggctgagTAG
- the si:ch73-281n10.2 gene encoding non-histone chromosomal protein HMG-14A, with the protein MGRKKSTSEADASAEPRRKSQRLLDRETEPKEQPEKKKTPPKTKKAKEAVKAKPEEEKKEEPQAEKEEAPAENGEAKAEEPAAAADEAEEKEGKAGEGDKTAE; encoded by the exons ATGGGAAGGAAAAAA tctACCAGTGAAGCAGATGCAAGTGCAGAG CCAAGGAGAAAGTCTCAAAGATTGTTAGAC agagagacagagccaaAAGAACagccagaaaagaaaaag ACACCCCCTAAGACCAAAAAGGCGAAGGAGGCAGTAAAGGCCaagccagaggaggagaagaaagaagaacctcaggcagagaaagaagaggctCCTGCAGAAAACGGGGAGGCCAAGGCTGAGGAG ccggcagcagcagcagatgaagcagaggaaaaggagggcAAGGCCGGAGAGGGGGATAAAACAGCTGAGTAG
- the sh3bgr gene encoding SH3 domain-binding glutamic acid-rich protein isoform X5, translating to MVIKVFLATSSGSTAIKKKQQDVVGFLEALKVDYTQLDIACNEENRMWMRQNVPMEKKPTNGIPLPPQIFNEDSYCGDYDTFFDAKEDNTVYSFLGLPPPPGSKEAVEADKAHIVENGTHAEEADAEGNPDDSAEARAEEEEDQEGADDDREEEEAEVQEEEEEEDVEETQEEEAE from the exons ATGGTAATCAAAGTATTTCTCGCCACTTCATCGGGATCCACTGCG ATCAAGAAGAAGCAGCAAGATGTGGTCGGCTTCCTGGAGGCTCTCAAAGTGGACTACACTCAGCTGGACATCGCCTGCAATGAGGAGAACCGCATGTGGATGAGGCAGAATGTCCCCATGGAGAAGAAGCCCACCAACGGCATCCCCCTGCCCCCTCAGATCTTCAATGAAGACAGCTACTGCGGG GACTATGACACGTTCTTCGATGCCAAGGAGGACAACACGGTGTATTCTTTCCTGgggctgccccctcctcctGGGTCAAAG GAAGCAGTCGAAGCCGACAAGGCGCACATTGTGGAGAACGGGACCCATGCTGAGGAGGCCGATGCAGAGGGGAACCCTGATGACTCAGCA GAGGCCcgtgcagaggaggaagaagatcaG GAAGGAGCCGATGATGACAGG gaagaagaagaggctgaAGTACAAGAG gaagaagaagaggaagacgtGGAAGAAACACAG gaggaagaggctgagTAG